In the Phenylobacterium soli genome, TGGATCATGACCGCGGTGGAGGACAGCCTGCGCCGGCTCGGCACCGACTACATCGATCTTTACCAATTCCACCAGCCGGACGCCGAAACGCCGGTCGAGGAAACCCTGCGCGCGCTCGACGACCTCGTGAGCCAGGGCAAGGTCCGCTACCTCGGCAATTCCAATTTCGCCGGCTGGCAGATCGCCGACGCGGACTGGCAGGCGAGGACGGCGCATCGGACGCCGTTCGTCTCGGCCCAGAACCAGTACTCCCTGCTCGACCGCAAGGTGGAGCACGAGGTGCTGCCGGCCTGCGAGCGATTCGGCCTCGGCTTCCTGCCGTTCTTCCCGCTGGGCTCGGGGCTGCTGTCGGGCAAGTACCGGCGCGGGGAGGCGCCGCCGGAGGGCAGCCGTCTGGCGGCCTGGGGCGCGCGCGGCGCGGCGGCCCTCAACGACAAGAACTTCGACAAGGTCGAGACGCTCACCGACTGGGCCGAGGCGCGCGGCCACACGATCCTCGAACTGGCCTTCGCCTGGCTGCTCGGCCACCCGGTGGTCTCCTCGGTGATCGCCGGCGCCACGAGCCCGGAACAGATCCGCGCCAACGCCGCGACCGCCGCCTGGAAGCTGACGCCAGGGGAGGTCGAGGAGGTGGGCAAGCTGGTGGCGTGACCCACCTCGCCTGACCTTGGGACAGGCCGCTTAAGGACCGCCGCATGTACGATCTGCTCAAAGGCCTTCGCGTGGTCGAAGGCTCGGCCTTCGTGGCCGCGCCCACCTGCGGTCTCTACCTCGCCCAGATGGGCGCCGAGGTGATCCGTTTCGACAACATCGGCGGCGGGCCCGACTTCCGCCGCTGGCCGCTCGCCGACAACGGCAAGAGCCTCTACTGGGAGGGGCTGAACAAGGGCAAGAAGTCGATCGCCCTCGACCTCACCCGGCCCGAGGGGCGCGAGATCGCCCAGGCCCTGGCCACCGCGCCGGGCGAGGGCCCGGGGCAGGACGGCGGGCTGTTCGTCACCAACTTCCCGGTCGACGGCTTCCTGTCCTACGACCTGCTGGCCAAGCGCCGGCCCGACCTCATCTGCGTGCGCGTCATGGGCTGGGCCGACGGTTCCCAGGGCATGGACTACACGATCAACGCCGCCCTCGGCCTGCCGCAGATGACCGGGCCCGCCGACGATCCGCGGCCGGTCAACCATGTGCTGGCCGCTTGGGACCTCCTCACCGGCGCCTACTGCGCCTTCACCCTGGCCGCGGCCCTGATCGCGCGTCACCGGGACGGCAAGGGCCGCGAGATCCGCGCCCCGCTGTCCGACATCGCTGCGGCGACCATGGCCAACCTCGGCTTCGTCGCCGAGACCATGCAGACCGGTCATCAGCGCCCGCGGATGGGCAACGACATCTTCGGCGCCTTCGGCCGCGACTTCGTCACCAAGGACGGCCAGAAGCTGATGCTGCTGGCGATCACGCCCAAGCAGTGGTCGAAGGCCCTGGAGGCGCTCGGCATCTCCGGGGAGATCGCCGCCCTGGAGGGCGAGCTCGGCGTCTCCTTCGCGGTGGACGAGGGGCTGCGCTTCACCCATCGCGCGCGGATCTATCCGCTGTTCGAGAAGGCCTTCGCCGCCAGGACCGCGGCGGAGTTGACGCCGGCCTTCGACGCCGGCGGCGTCACCTGGGGCGCCTACCAGTCGCTGGAGGCCGCCCTCGAGGACCGCCGGCTTTACAAGGACAA is a window encoding:
- a CDS encoding aldo/keto reductase; this translates as MELRRLGASGLKVSAVGLGCNNFGMRIDAQQTQAVVDAAIEAGITLFDTADIYGGTKSEEFLGRALGKRRHQVVLATKFGMRIGDDDAKKGGSRRWIMTAVEDSLRRLGTDYIDLYQFHQPDAETPVEETLRALDDLVSQGKVRYLGNSNFAGWQIADADWQARTAHRTPFVSAQNQYSLLDRKVEHEVLPACERFGLGFLPFFPLGSGLLSGKYRRGEAPPEGSRLAAWGARGAAALNDKNFDKVETLTDWAEARGHTILELAFAWLLGHPVVSSVIAGATSPEQIRANAATAAWKLTPGEVEEVGKLVA
- a CDS encoding CoA transferase; the protein is MYDLLKGLRVVEGSAFVAAPTCGLYLAQMGAEVIRFDNIGGGPDFRRWPLADNGKSLYWEGLNKGKKSIALDLTRPEGREIAQALATAPGEGPGQDGGLFVTNFPVDGFLSYDLLAKRRPDLICVRVMGWADGSQGMDYTINAALGLPQMTGPADDPRPVNHVLAAWDLLTGAYCAFTLAAALIARHRDGKGREIRAPLSDIAAATMANLGFVAETMQTGHQRPRMGNDIFGAFGRDFVTKDGQKLMLLAITPKQWSKALEALGISGEIAALEGELGVSFAVDEGLRFTHRARIYPLFEKAFAARTAAELTPAFDAGGVTWGAYQSLEAALEDRRLYKDNPLFEAVRQPSGLTYPIPGAMGTIPQETRKPVAPAPSLGQHTDEVLAEVLKLSSAEIARLHDTGIVAG